The following are from one region of the Acidobacteriota bacterium genome:
- a CDS encoding pyridoxal phosphate-dependent aminotransferase: protein MFSRRTNWTLQTNHFTRAMAEVRSSGREVLDLTVSNPTEAGVYCDREVVLGSLVNEMVMRYDPQPRGLLSARQAVCHYYRESHDVFDLDPEQLVLTTSTSEAYSYVFRLLCNPGDEILVPKPSYPLFEFLADLSDVKLVPYPLLYDHGWQIDFDSLYKAASPRTRAVIVVHPNNPTGSYVARAETSALNSFCQDYNAALIVDEVFLDYAHDGASRTSFVTNSSALTFTLSGISKISALPQMKLSWVIASGPREVVAQAGARLEIIADTFLSMNAPVQLAAPVLLDQRKQIQPVLLDRLRVNLAELDHQLATAPSCTRFQVEGGWYAVLRVPVTQSDEELAIALLRKMAVAIHPGHFYDFPNDGHLVLSLITEPKVFRQGVSRLLELIQA, encoded by the coding sequence CTCGCCGCACTAACTGGACACTGCAAACCAATCACTTCACTCGCGCCATGGCGGAAGTGCGATCTTCCGGACGAGAGGTATTGGACCTCACGGTTTCGAATCCTACCGAGGCGGGGGTTTACTGCGATCGCGAAGTCGTACTAGGGTCTCTAGTAAATGAGATGGTGATGCGTTATGACCCGCAGCCGCGCGGACTGCTGAGTGCGCGTCAAGCCGTCTGTCACTACTACCGCGAGTCGCATGACGTCTTTGATCTTGATCCGGAACAACTCGTTCTGACCACCAGCACAAGCGAAGCCTACTCGTACGTATTCCGTTTGCTGTGCAACCCAGGCGATGAGATTCTTGTTCCCAAGCCGAGCTATCCGCTGTTTGAATTTCTTGCTGATCTCTCCGACGTCAAGCTCGTACCCTATCCGCTCCTCTACGACCACGGCTGGCAGATTGACTTTGATTCGCTCTACAAGGCAGCGTCCCCGAGAACGCGCGCCGTGATCGTCGTACATCCGAACAATCCCACCGGGTCGTACGTGGCACGAGCCGAGACGTCGGCGCTAAACTCGTTCTGCCAGGACTACAACGCCGCGCTCATTGTTGACGAAGTCTTTCTCGACTACGCGCATGATGGCGCGTCGCGAACGAGCTTCGTTACGAATAGCAGCGCATTGACGTTCACGCTCAGCGGAATTTCGAAGATCTCCGCCCTTCCGCAGATGAAACTCTCCTGGGTGATCGCTAGCGGGCCGCGGGAAGTGGTTGCGCAGGCCGGCGCCCGACTGGAGATCATTGCCGACACCTTTCTCTCGATGAATGCTCCCGTGCAACTGGCCGCGCCGGTGCTACTCGATCAACGTAAACAGATTCAGCCCGTACTCCTCGACCGCTTGCGAGTGAATCTGGCTGAACTGGATCATCAACTTGCCACAGCGCCGTCCTGCACTCGCTTCCAGGTTGAAGGCGGATGGTATGCCGTGTTGCGCGTTCCGGTGACGCAGAGTGACGAAGAACTTGCCATTGCTTTGCTGAGGAAGATGGCGGTCGCAATCCATCCCGGACACTTTTATGACTTCCCGAATGATGGGCACCTGGTATTGAGCCTGATTACGGAGCCGAAAGTATTCCGGCAAGGTGTTTCGCGGCTGCTGGAGCTCATCCAGGCATAG
- a CDS encoding N(4)-(beta-N-acetylglucosaminyl)-L-asparaginase → MSITRRGFLGSAAAASLAASLNAQDNKKKPDATHAEPARGAQHPIIVCANNGFPYLDAAYQFLKTGGDTLDAAIRVVNGPENDPLEDSVGLGGLPNEEGVVELDACCMHGPTRRAGSVGAVRNIKNVSNVAKAVMEHTGHVMLVGEGAERFAVAMGFPRENLLTERSRKTWQLWKEFHSTDDWWGPGLASPQFKAPDIAPHSELWNDKLKRMEERAAAIGIEPEFRMAAIHRVIFPSTGTIHCSVLNEKGEMSGVTTTSGLAFKLPGRCGDSPVIGAGCYTDQDIGSAGATGAGEENIKVAGAHTIVENMRHGMSPQEAGMDALKRIVRNYNNDMSRLKFLDMTYYILRKDGAYAGVSLWEGYSPDFPHKIAVHDGTRRSEQTVALLKGSSQEFPPFPALPPGVTQESEYYK, encoded by the coding sequence ATGTCGATTACGCGTCGTGGGTTTCTTGGTTCGGCTGCTGCCGCATCGCTGGCGGCGAGCCTCAATGCACAAGACAACAAGAAGAAGCCTGACGCCACGCATGCTGAGCCGGCTCGTGGCGCGCAACACCCGATCATTGTCTGTGCGAACAATGGATTCCCTTATCTCGATGCTGCGTACCAATTTCTGAAAACCGGTGGCGACACGCTCGACGCCGCGATCCGTGTGGTGAATGGTCCGGAGAATGACCCGTTGGAGGACAGTGTCGGCCTGGGTGGATTGCCCAACGAAGAAGGCGTGGTGGAACTCGATGCATGCTGCATGCATGGCCCGACCCGGCGTGCTGGATCCGTCGGCGCGGTCCGCAATATCAAGAATGTTTCGAATGTCGCGAAGGCCGTGATGGAGCACACCGGCCACGTGATGCTCGTCGGAGAAGGCGCGGAGCGTTTTGCGGTGGCGATGGGCTTCCCGCGCGAGAACCTCCTCACCGAGCGCTCGCGTAAAACCTGGCAACTTTGGAAGGAGTTCCACTCGACTGACGATTGGTGGGGGCCGGGGCTGGCGTCTCCGCAATTCAAGGCGCCCGATATCGCTCCGCATTCCGAACTCTGGAACGACAAACTCAAGCGTATGGAAGAACGCGCTGCCGCAATTGGAATCGAACCAGAGTTTCGCATGGCCGCCATTCATCGCGTGATCTTTCCGTCCACGGGCACAATCCATTGTTCTGTCCTCAATGAAAAGGGAGAGATGTCCGGTGTCACCACGACCAGCGGCCTGGCTTTCAAATTGCCCGGACGTTGCGGCGACTCACCGGTGATTGGCGCTGGCTGCTACACCGATCAGGACATAGGTTCCGCGGGCGCGACCGGTGCGGGCGAAGAGAACATCAAAGTTGCCGGCGCTCACACGATCGTTGAAAACATGCGTCATGGCATGTCCCCGCAAGAGGCTGGAATGGATGCGCTGAAACGCATCGTGCGCAATTACAACAACGACATGAGCCGGCTGAAATTCCTCGATATGACGTACTACATCCTGCGCAAGGATGGCGCATACGCCGGAGTGTCCCTATGGGAAGGCTACTCTCCGGACTTTCCCCATAAGATCGCGGTCCACGACGGAACCCGCCGTTCGGAACAGACCGTTGCTCTGCTCAAAGGATCTTCGCAGGAATTTCCGCCCTTCCCGGCTCTGCCTCCCGGTGTGACACAGGAGTCGGAGTACTACAAATAG
- a CDS encoding sigma-70 family RNA polymerase sigma factor: MNVHVSYKVHKTPDIEKEINHQIEKLRRRLQVFRPELVHLKATVEQNSVREGTHVSLNLRLPSGQFASQESAPVPVVAIKTAFEEIMQQITRHKDLLRSSHKWRRPKGNAKESPAPGIAFEKTMAVVHPSTISADDVRSYVDANLARLQRFVERELYFRHSADEMTDGLSTDEVVDEVIAQALTDGDRPEKLALEPWLYRLAMNAMDQMSARQNEMDPVHLEDSRRRQNVEGSDEPGLQFHQPDEIWTKESSIADRRLTTPEQAAYSDEMVALVQAALQGASRTDREAFLLYGIEGFSLNEIAVITGRHPEAVRESIERAREQVRNTPSVAKEFPRKLAKKTVA, translated from the coding sequence ATGAATGTCCACGTCAGTTACAAGGTTCACAAAACTCCCGACATCGAAAAAGAAATCAACCACCAGATCGAAAAACTGCGCCGGCGTCTGCAGGTATTTCGCCCGGAACTCGTGCACCTCAAGGCGACTGTGGAACAGAACTCGGTGCGGGAAGGCACACATGTGTCTTTGAATCTGCGTTTGCCGTCGGGACAGTTTGCTTCCCAGGAAAGTGCACCTGTTCCCGTGGTCGCAATCAAGACAGCGTTCGAAGAAATCATGCAACAGATCACTCGCCACAAGGATCTGCTGCGTTCCAGCCACAAATGGCGGCGTCCGAAAGGGAATGCAAAAGAGTCACCGGCGCCAGGCATTGCGTTTGAAAAGACGATGGCGGTGGTGCATCCGTCGACCATCTCAGCCGACGACGTGCGCTCTTATGTAGACGCCAACCTTGCTCGTCTGCAACGCTTTGTAGAGCGTGAACTTTACTTTCGGCATAGTGCGGACGAAATGACGGACGGCTTATCCACCGATGAGGTGGTGGATGAAGTCATTGCACAAGCTCTCACCGACGGTGATCGCCCTGAAAAACTCGCGCTCGAGCCGTGGCTTTACCGGTTGGCAATGAATGCCATGGATCAGATGAGCGCGCGCCAGAACGAAATGGACCCGGTTCATCTCGAAGACAGCCGCCGACGGCAGAATGTTGAAGGATCGGATGAACCCGGCCTGCAATTTCACCAGCCCGACGAAATCTGGACCAAAGAGAGTTCCATTGCCGATCGCCGTTTGACCACGCCCGAGCAGGCTGCGTATTCCGACGAAATGGTGGCATTGGTGCAAGCGGCCCTGCAGGGCGCTAGCCGCACCGATCGCGAAGCTTTCCTCCTGTACGGAATTGAAGGCTTTTCCCTGAATGAAATTGCGGTGATTACCGGACGACATCCGGAAGCAGTTCGCGAGTCCATCGAACGGGCTCGCGAGCAGGTGCGAAACACACCGTCAGTGGCCAAGGAGTTTCCAAGAAAACTCGCGAAGAAAACAGTCGCCTGA
- a CDS encoding MBL fold metallo-hydrolase, translating into MIHEILPVGPLQCNCSVIGDETTHEAMVIDPGDDIEDIVALIRKHNLKVKQIVITHAHIDHVGGAMKLRALTGAPILLNQNDTALLKMLDVQATWIGMAAPGDVKIDGELGHGERLSAGNLSADVIHTPGHTEGSVCLYFPSEKTLIAGDTLFAGSIGRTDLPGGSFEKIMRSLHQRVMALPDDTIVIPGHGPKTSIGEEREGNPYLQEGHRS; encoded by the coding sequence ATGATTCACGAAATCCTGCCTGTTGGCCCGCTGCAGTGCAACTGCTCCGTCATTGGCGATGAAACGACCCACGAAGCGATGGTCATCGACCCCGGTGACGACATCGAAGACATCGTTGCCCTGATCCGCAAGCACAACTTGAAGGTGAAGCAGATCGTCATCACGCACGCGCACATTGATCACGTCGGCGGAGCGATGAAACTGCGTGCGCTCACCGGAGCGCCGATCCTGCTCAATCAGAATGATACGGCGCTGTTGAAGATGCTGGACGTACAGGCCACGTGGATCGGAATGGCCGCGCCCGGTGACGTGAAGATCGATGGAGAACTTGGCCATGGCGAAAGATTGTCCGCCGGAAATCTATCCGCAGACGTGATTCACACGCCGGGCCACACCGAGGGAAGTGTTTGTCTTTACTTTCCCAGTGAGAAGACTCTGATTGCGGGCGACACCCTTTTCGCCGGCAGCATCGGCCGGACCGACCTCCCCGGCGGATCCTTCGAGAAGATCATGCGCTCGCTCCACCAAAGAGTGATGGCGTTACCGGATGACACCATCGTGATTCCTGGCCACGGCCCGAAAACCAGTATTGGAGAGGAAAGAGAAGGGAATCCGTATTTGCAGGAAGGGCACAGGTCCTAA
- the secG gene encoding preprotein translocase subunit SecG: MWLTVLITIVHVIVCLFLIAVVLLQSGKSGDLAAAFGGQGSQTAFGPRGAATALTKATTWSAIIFIVTSITLSIFASRRSGPSSVLSDVKGSQTTSQPAKPAAPAPTQK; this comes from the coding sequence ATGTGGTTAACGGTTCTGATCACGATTGTGCACGTCATCGTTTGCCTGTTCCTGATTGCGGTCGTGTTGCTCCAGAGCGGTAAGAGCGGCGACTTGGCGGCAGCGTTCGGAGGCCAGGGGAGTCAGACGGCATTCGGTCCACGGGGCGCGGCTACGGCGCTGACTAAGGCCACGACCTGGTCCGCGATCATTTTTATTGTGACGTCGATTACGCTATCGATTTTTGCTTCGCGGCGGTCAGGACCGTCGTCGGTTCTTTCCGACGTTAAGGGATCGCAGACGACTTCCCAGCCGGCCAAACCAGCAGCGCCCGCGCCTACACAGAAATAG
- a CDS encoding LacI family DNA-binding transcriptional regulator produces the protein MTYRIRDVAEHAGVSKSTVSRVLNESSLVDHDTRRRVLESARKLNYYRNANAQRLARGGRSDFFGLLISDIENPVFPEMVKSFETAAAAKGYDLFLCATNYNADRTRAAVRKMIENGVRGAAIMTSSATEEIANELAARQIAVVVVDLEVTRRHISSIMIDYAGGLGEAFEHLAQLGHEKVAFLAGPDDRRSARRYRENVISASHKQKLHMQQIVECDQTLEGGRAAVWKLAGEPEPPTALICINDLAAIGAMSALREMGMRVPEQVSVVGCEDIYMARFVNPPLTTVKLDRKCLGMMAFEILERMSQSKQRKGTETLLQTTLVVRGSTAGRNPKPGAWNRG, from the coding sequence GTGACTTACCGGATCCGAGATGTCGCCGAACACGCCGGAGTATCGAAATCAACCGTTTCGCGTGTTCTGAACGAATCGAGCCTGGTTGACCACGACACGCGACGACGAGTCCTGGAATCCGCGCGGAAGCTCAACTACTACCGCAATGCCAACGCGCAACGACTGGCGCGCGGAGGCCGCAGCGATTTTTTTGGTTTGCTCATTTCCGATATCGAAAACCCTGTGTTCCCGGAAATGGTTAAGAGTTTCGAAACCGCCGCTGCTGCGAAGGGCTACGACCTGTTTCTGTGCGCAACGAATTACAACGCAGACCGCACGCGCGCCGCGGTTCGAAAGATGATCGAGAACGGAGTGCGCGGCGCCGCGATCATGACTTCGTCCGCCACGGAGGAGATCGCGAACGAACTGGCCGCGCGCCAAATCGCAGTCGTAGTGGTGGACCTGGAGGTCACGCGACGGCACATCAGCAGCATCATGATCGACTATGCCGGTGGGCTGGGCGAAGCCTTTGAACACCTCGCACAATTGGGTCACGAGAAAGTTGCATTTCTGGCAGGGCCGGACGACCGGCGCTCCGCACGACGCTATCGCGAAAACGTGATCAGCGCGTCGCACAAACAAAAGCTTCACATGCAGCAAATAGTGGAGTGCGATCAGACGCTCGAAGGAGGACGCGCAGCCGTCTGGAAATTAGCGGGAGAACCTGAGCCTCCGACTGCCCTGATTTGTATCAACGATCTGGCGGCAATCGGTGCAATGAGTGCGCTGCGCGAGATGGGCATGCGTGTTCCAGAACAAGTCTCTGTGGTTGGCTGCGAAGATATCTACATGGCGCGATTTGTGAATCCCCCGCTCACCACCGTCAAACTGGATCGCAAGTGTCTCGGTATGATGGCGTTTGAAATCTTGGAGAGAATGTCGCAGTCCAAGCAACGTAAGGGGACGGAGACACTTCTGCAGACTACGTTGGTTGTGCGAGGCTCAACAGCGGGGCGCAATCCAAAACCCGGTGCGTGGAATCGCGGCTGA
- a CDS encoding DUF1080 domain-containing protein — translation MWEYYHWRFARVKTKLLVRCQEQYDSLHTYLDAHVFLGSVSDSKHDEALVKQCRLIWKLSCCLSCIALLLCSSLASTPNHDASRPLFNGKDLTGWQQVGPGKFVVENGMLKTEGGMGMLWYTGEKFGHATIRVVFKLTSKEADSGVFIRIPKKPTEPWMPINKGYEIEIGDWPDDYSCTGVIYTFTKALARPIKPIGEWNTMEITIDGPHTVVYLNDVKVTDFTEGQPVPPRKGEGGEPQAGPRKLAGYIGLQNHPGSEVYFKEVSVKPRHDP, via the coding sequence ATGTGGGAGTATTATCACTGGCGTTTCGCGCGCGTCAAGACCAAACTGCTCGTTCGCTGTCAGGAGCAGTACGATTCACTGCATACGTATTTAGACGCGCATGTATTTTTGGGATCGGTCTCAGACTCAAAACATGACGAGGCTCTTGTGAAACAGTGTCGGCTCATTTGGAAGCTGTCTTGTTGCTTAAGCTGCATTGCCCTACTTCTCTGTTCCAGCCTTGCGAGTACTCCGAATCACGATGCTTCCCGGCCTTTGTTCAACGGAAAAGATCTGACTGGATGGCAGCAAGTTGGTCCGGGAAAATTTGTCGTGGAGAACGGCATGCTGAAAACGGAAGGCGGCATGGGCATGCTGTGGTACACGGGTGAGAAATTTGGACACGCAACGATTCGCGTCGTGTTCAAGCTCACCAGCAAGGAAGCAGATTCCGGTGTTTTCATCCGCATTCCGAAAAAGCCGACCGAGCCTTGGATGCCAATCAACAAAGGCTATGAAATCGAAATTGGCGATTGGCCTGACGACTACTCATGCACCGGGGTGATTTACACATTCACGAAGGCGCTGGCGCGGCCCATTAAGCCAATCGGGGAATGGAACACCATGGAGATCACGATTGACGGCCCACACACGGTCGTCTATCTGAACGATGTGAAAGTTACGGACTTCACGGAAGGGCAACCGGTCCCGCCGCGCAAGGGAGAGGGCGGCGAACCTCAGGCCGGGCCGCGAAAGCTGGCCGGCTACATCGGCCTGCAGAATCATCCAGGGTCGGAAGTTTACTTCAAGGAAGTCTCCGTCAAACCTCGCCATGACCCTTAA
- a CDS encoding gluconate 2-dehydrogenase subunit 3 family protein, whose amino-acid sequence MAGQEIERREMIRLIGIAAVAATFPGFHQWSFACSHEMAKEAAAVGSGSYKPLFFSAEQYKLIEHLAEMIIPTDDTPGAKEAGVAEFIDFMVANRVPVSHHAELSEDSLMSVGAEIQLEWIEGINWLNAHSGYRFDHAFLDCSSEQQVQILETLAYKSKFTPSTETGRDFFQTMKDYTVAGYYTTKVGLESLGYPGLRTAWPKMPGCSHPDDPTHAKLREAVAGNQSSCLQYR is encoded by the coding sequence ATGGCCGGACAGGAAATCGAACGCCGCGAAATGATTCGGTTGATCGGCATCGCCGCCGTCGCCGCGACGTTCCCAGGATTCCACCAGTGGTCGTTTGCCTGCTCTCACGAAATGGCAAAAGAGGCTGCGGCCGTAGGCTCCGGCTCCTATAAGCCCCTCTTCTTCTCGGCTGAACAATACAAACTTATCGAACATCTCGCGGAGATGATCATTCCCACCGATGACACGCCCGGGGCGAAAGAAGCGGGCGTGGCCGAGTTCATCGATTTCATGGTCGCGAACCGCGTCCCGGTGAGCCACCACGCGGAATTGTCGGAAGATTCGTTGATGAGCGTGGGCGCCGAGATTCAACTCGAATGGATCGAGGGAATCAACTGGTTGAACGCCCACAGCGGATATCGATTCGACCACGCGTTCCTGGATTGCTCCAGCGAGCAACAGGTACAGATTCTGGAGACGCTCGCTTACAAGTCCAAGTTCACGCCGTCCACGGAGACCGGCCGCGATTTCTTCCAGACGATGAAGGACTATACCGTCGCCGGATACTACACGACGAAGGTGGGTCTCGAAAGCCTTGGTTATCCGGGCCTGCGAACGGCATGGCCGAAGATGCCCGGGTGCTCGCATCCGGATGATCCAACGCATGCCAAACTTCGTGAGGCCGTGGCAGGCAATCAATCAAGTTGCCTTCAATATCGTTAA
- a CDS encoding GMC family oxidoreductase, producing MATTKTYDAIVVGTGAGGGTALKILCEAGLNVLALNSGPRTDPEKDYKLHRQSFDLKYRGFGDPTIHNGLAHRERYSVEETEYNEGPHLWEHDVAYSNAVGTNWYWKRCKGTGGKANFWGRSSCRYGDIDFKAASLDGFGEDWPVDYAEISPWFSKAEKYMGVASTIQNRPSNPDGDYLPPIPWRCFDHIMQKAGEKIGVPYLPDRCAQLTVAHNGHPACHYCGNCSQGCDVGSFFSPTWFTIPDAEKTQKLTLVTDALVHKVLVDETGKATGVAYVDRKAKREVEVFAKVIVLAASCVETAHIMLNSKSRHWPSGIANSSGQLGKNLCDHLYGTPGYGYLPQLLGQPPSPDNIADSTVAWLPRWQNLNGAHEEKFIRGYSMYMYGGCGDFPGHYRQIEGFGSSFKREVKRYYPAPISFLIQAPSLPSPANYIDIDPEKKDIFGIPQLRFHFQWGPNELMMWEHSKQVVIDLFKASGGEMWGAGSVPDRPGTSLHETGVCRFGSDPKTSVTNKWAQAWDVPNLYICDSSVFPNPTDKTTTMPIVAFAMRTCDNILANFKKGLHKRA from the coding sequence GTGGCGACAACAAAAACATACGACGCGATTGTCGTGGGAACGGGAGCCGGTGGCGGCACTGCGTTGAAGATTCTCTGCGAAGCCGGTCTCAATGTCCTTGCCCTCAATTCCGGCCCGCGCACCGATCCTGAAAAAGATTACAAACTACATCGACAGTCATTTGATTTGAAGTACCGCGGCTTCGGCGATCCGACTATCCACAACGGACTTGCTCACCGGGAGCGCTACTCGGTCGAAGAAACCGAGTACAACGAGGGTCCACACCTGTGGGAACACGATGTTGCCTACTCGAATGCCGTGGGAACGAACTGGTATTGGAAGCGCTGCAAGGGCACTGGGGGCAAGGCAAATTTCTGGGGACGATCATCGTGCCGATATGGGGATATCGACTTCAAGGCTGCCAGTCTCGATGGTTTTGGTGAAGACTGGCCCGTTGACTACGCCGAAATTTCTCCGTGGTTTTCGAAGGCCGAGAAATACATGGGCGTCGCCAGCACAATCCAGAATCGGCCGAGCAATCCTGATGGCGACTATCTGCCGCCGATCCCCTGGCGTTGTTTTGATCACATCATGCAGAAAGCGGGGGAGAAGATCGGCGTGCCGTATCTGCCCGACCGTTGTGCTCAGTTGACGGTCGCGCATAACGGGCATCCTGCGTGTCACTATTGTGGAAACTGCAGCCAGGGATGCGATGTCGGATCATTTTTTTCTCCTACGTGGTTCACAATTCCCGATGCAGAGAAAACGCAGAAACTGACCCTCGTCACCGACGCCCTAGTGCACAAGGTGCTCGTGGACGAAACCGGCAAGGCGACCGGCGTGGCCTACGTGGATCGCAAGGCGAAAAGGGAAGTCGAGGTATTCGCCAAGGTGATCGTCCTCGCTGCCTCCTGTGTCGAGACCGCGCACATCATGCTCAATTCCAAGTCCAGGCATTGGCCGAGCGGAATCGCAAATTCCAGCGGCCAACTGGGCAAGAATCTGTGCGATCACCTTTACGGTACTCCTGGTTATGGATATTTGCCCCAACTCCTCGGCCAGCCTCCCAGCCCCGACAACATTGCCGACTCGACGGTCGCGTGGTTGCCTCGCTGGCAGAACCTGAATGGCGCTCACGAGGAAAAGTTCATTCGTGGATATTCCATGTATATGTACGGTGGATGCGGAGACTTTCCCGGACACTACCGGCAAATCGAAGGGTTTGGCTCAAGTTTCAAGCGCGAAGTGAAACGGTACTATCCCGCGCCGATCAGTTTTCTGATTCAGGCCCCATCTCTGCCCAGCCCCGCAAACTACATCGACATTGATCCGGAGAAGAAAGATATTTTCGGAATCCCTCAGCTGCGCTTCCACTTTCAATGGGGACCGAATGAGTTGATGATGTGGGAGCATTCCAAGCAAGTTGTGATCGATTTGTTTAAGGCCTCCGGTGGTGAGATGTGGGGCGCCGGCAGCGTGCCCGACCGTCCCGGCACCAGCCTGCATGAAACAGGTGTATGCCGCTTCGGCAGCGATCCCAAGACCTCGGTGACCAACAAGTGGGCACAGGCCTGGGACGTCCCGAATCTCTATATCTGTGACTCCAGCGTCTTCCCCAATCCCACCGACAAGACCACTACCATGCCCATTGTTGCGTTCGCGATGCGCACCTGCGACAACATTCTGGCAAATTTCAAGAAAGGCCTGCACAAGCGCGCGTGA
- a CDS encoding EamA family transporter: MAINALSGTLKSRWFWYSILTVVGWAGWALFLKIGSAEIPTGPSLFLQTTGMIPLAVIMVLARTVRRSESKIGLGYSLLNGIITGIGILCLVAAYRSGGNVSVVAVMSALYPIVTFALAVPILHEKLTKVQMLGLLLATASIVIFSL; encoded by the coding sequence GTGGCAATCAACGCGCTATCTGGAACATTGAAGAGCCGCTGGTTCTGGTATTCCATCCTTACGGTAGTGGGATGGGCCGGATGGGCTCTGTTCCTGAAGATCGGATCGGCTGAGATTCCCACCGGCCCTTCACTCTTTCTTCAAACGACCGGCATGATCCCTCTCGCCGTCATCATGGTGCTGGCTCGAACTGTGCGCCGCTCAGAAAGCAAGATCGGACTCGGTTATTCGCTCCTGAACGGAATTATCACGGGCATTGGCATCCTGTGTCTCGTAGCGGCCTATCGAAGCGGTGGCAACGTTTCTGTCGTGGCCGTCATGTCGGCGCTCTACCCAATCGTGACGTTTGCGTTGGCCGTGCCGATACTTCACGAAAAATTGACCAAGGTCCAGATGTTGGGCTTGCTGCTTGCGACCGCATCCATCGTGATCTTTTCTTTATAA
- a CDS encoding EamA family transporter, with amino-acid sequence MIISAWLVFTILALLCFGIVGLLQKLSTDLISAESALLWFIVGFLLLEPFVYPGRSLFQYSFRSIAFIFLAGLMNALGTWAVFAAMKSGGKASVVVPLTAVYPMVVCLVAPFILPEHITLTQGAGIACGLGAILLLAS; translated from the coding sequence ATGATCATTTCCGCCTGGCTCGTGTTTACCATCCTGGCGCTATTGTGTTTCGGTATCGTAGGGCTTCTGCAGAAGCTCTCCACGGATCTCATCTCCGCTGAATCTGCTCTGCTGTGGTTCATCGTAGGTTTTCTGTTGCTTGAACCTTTTGTTTATCCCGGACGATCGCTTTTCCAGTATTCGTTTCGCAGCATCGCCTTTATCTTTCTCGCGGGACTGATGAATGCTCTCGGAACCTGGGCAGTTTTTGCGGCGATGAAGAGTGGCGGAAAGGCTTCCGTCGTCGTACCTTTAACGGCGGTCTATCCGATGGTCGTGTGCCTGGTTGCCCCATTCATCTTGCCGGAACACATCACCTTGACGCAGGGTGCAGGCATCGCGTGCGGCCTGGGTGCGATACTCTTGCTGGCCAGCTAG